In Deefgea piscis, the genomic window GGCCCTAAAAACTTAAAAATTTCAACCGCACAATCCTCACCCAAAGACATTAATAATAAGGCACCACGATTGACGCCGTCTTCATTCATATTGGCTGCCATCTAGATGCACTCCTAATTCATTTTATTCGGATCGGATTTATCGGTATTAACCGCCATCCATTCACGCAAAATCGTAGCGACCATGCGCGGGTCATTTTTGGCCAATTCTTTGGCTTGTTGCAATAGGTCAGCAAAGGCAGACATTTTCTGCTGCTCGTCTTCGCTCTCACTACCCTGCCCTTTCGAATCTGGCGAGAAATGCTCACCAACAGGCATATCCCCTAAATCAAGCTCGGTGATACGAGCTTCTTCACGAGAACGCGTGATGTCTTTCATCAGCGGTCGAACGATAAAGAAGAGCAAATAAATGACCGCGACTAAAATCACCAGCGCTTTTAAGACGTCTGGGCCATTGCTTTGCACATAACTTAAAGCGCGATCTTGTAATGGTTTTTCTTCCAAAGGAATGGATTCAGCAAAAGCGGCATTCACCACATTCACCGAGTCGCCACGCTCTTTGTTATACCCAATCGCTTCGCGCACCAGATTATTAATTTGTAGCATTTCTTGCGGTGTGAACGGCACATACGACAACTTACCGTCTTTATCTTTGCCAGCCTTGTAATTGAGTACCACAGCGGCAGACAGTCGCTTAATAGACCCCACCGACTGCTTCACATGCTGAATGGTTTTATCCACTTCATAATTAGTGGTCGCTTCTTTGCGCGAATTACTTTGCGTTGCCGGCAATATCGCACTTGCACCAGAAGCAATCGGTGCCGTAATCGGCGCTAATGCAGCGCCTGGCGGCTGATTAGATAATGCGCCCGGTACACCCATCGCCATCTCTTCGCTCGATTTACCAGCTTGCTCCAATGATTGCAAACTACGAATCGCAGCGGCATTCGGCGGTGAGTTCGGGCGATATGTTTCTGAAGTTTGTTCTATTTCAGAGAAATCGAGTTGCGCCGTTACCTCGGCGCGAACATTCCCTTTACCCACAATTGGCGCCAAAATCGTTTCCAGTCGCTCAACAAAGCCTCTTTCAACGGTATTGACATACTGCAGCTGGCGCTGATCTAAGGTGCCCTTATTAAGGTCTGCTGAACGTGACAATAAATTGCCATCTTGATCGACCACCGTCACATTGGTCACCGGCATACCGGGAATACTGGATGACACTAAATGGATAATGCCGGCGACTTGCCCACCATCGAGAACGCGCCCAGGATGCAAGGTCAGCACAATCGACGCCGACGGTTTTTGCTGATCGCGCAAAAATACGGTTTGCTTTGGCGTTGCCAAATGCACACGGGCTTTTTCTACTGAAGAGATACTTTCAATCGAGCGAACTAACTCACCTTCAATCGCGCGTTGATAATTGACTTGCTCAGTAAACTGAGAAACACCAAATTTTTGGTTATCGATAAGCTCAAAACCGGTATTGGCCGCTTTAGGTAAACCTTGCGCCGCAAGTTTGAGCCGGACATCGTAGATTCTTTCCGCCGGAACTGAAATCATTCCAGCATCGAGCTTGTAGGGGATATTGAGCTGCTGCAAAGACTGGACGACTGCGCCACCATCTTTATCAGGTAAATTGGTAAATAAGATGCGATAGGCTGGTTCACGTGACCACAGTAATGAACCAACCACCCCAGCAACAATAATGGCCACCATCACCATGGCCAACATTTTACGCCCAGCAGGCATCTCGCTGAAGCGCTGACGCAGCCCACCGAAATTTCCTGCCCTAACTATGGTGTTATCTGTCGCGACGCCCGCTTCTGCCATACCTTACCGATTTTCAAGGTGTCAGGTTTATACCTGCATATTCATCACTTCTTGATAGGCAGTCACTAACTTATTGCGTACTTGCACCATGGTTTGAAAACTCAAACTGGCTTTTTGCAATGAAACCATCACATCTTGTAAATTCGCGTCCGAATCGCCCGACTGAAAAGCCGCTTGTTGAGCTTGTGCGCCTTGCGAGACTTGGTTCACTTGGTCGATGGATTGTTTTAGTAACTCGGCAAAATCAGGCGCCCCTGCTTCAGCTGCTTTCGCTACTGGCTGACCAGATGCTAAAGCAGACATCGACCTTAATTCGCCGAGAACCTGATCTATTCCTTGCACGCTCATAACTACCTATCCTTCTTGGCAAAATTGTAGGGGCGCATGGCGATGGCGGCAAGCAAATACTGCGCCTTGTCGCATCAAATTGGTAAATTTCCGTCTTGTTCACGGTATTGTGCCAATTTATAGCGCAAAGTTCGCTCGCTCATCCCCAGTTTCTCAGCAGCGGCTTTCCTCACCCCTTGCGTTGACTTCAATGCTTCAAGAATTAGATTTTTTTCCATGTCTTTAATATTGCCAGAGGCGGTATTGATTTCGGCTGTATTGATTTCGGCTGTATTGATTTCGGCTGTCTGGCAATCGCTCAAACTAGCGGCAGTATTTGCCGCATCCGATGGCAAGTACAGATGCTCGACGGCAATTTCATCCCCTGGCGCTAAAATTAAAGCCCGCTGAATCACATTATCTAACTCACGAATATTCCCCAACCAGCGATGCGCTTTAAGCGCCTGCTCTGCTGCTGGCGTCAAATTTGGCAACCGTCGCTGGTAAGCAACTGAATACGTAGAAAGCATAGATCGTGCCAAAGGGATTAAGTCTTCCAAGCGTTCGCGCAGCGCTGGAATACGCAAAGGAAATACATTCAAACGATAAAATAAATCTTCGCGAAAACGCCCGGCTTTAACCTCAAGGCTTAAATCACGATTGCTGGTGGCCAAGATACGAATATTCAAGCTAATCGATTTCACGCCACCAACGCGCTCCAATTCTCGCTCTTGTAATACACGCAGTAATTTGGCCTGCAAAGCCAACGGCATTTCGGTGACTTCATCGAGCAATAAAGTACCGCCTTGCGCCTGTTCAAATTTACCGATGTGATGACTTGCCGCCCCAGTAAAGGCGCCCTTTTCATGACCAAACAAGGTTGACTCAAGTAATTGCTCAGGAATTGCGGCGCAATTAATCGCTACAAACGGTTTATTCGCCCGAGGGCTGTGACGATGAATGTACCGAGCCATGACTTCTTTGCCGACCCCAGACTCCCCAGTCAACATAATCGAAGCATCAGCCATCGCAGCTCGGCGAGCAATCGCCATTAACTGACGCATTGCCGGCGCATCGGCCAAAACATCATCCCCTTCCATATCGGGTAGGCGATATTTTTCTACTTGCGCCAACAATAAATCCGGCTCAAAAGGTTTGGGCAAATAATGACAAGCGCCGGCATGCAGCGCGGAGACCGCGCGATCAATGACGCCGTAAGCCGTCATCAACATCACGGGCAACCAAGGATATTGCGCTTTGATTTCTTTCAGAAGGGTATCGCCATCCATCGGCTGCATTTGCACGTCGGAAATAACCATACCGACCCGATGTATTTTTAATAACTCTAAAGCCGCCAAACCATCCTCGGCGGCCAAGGCTGGGTATCCTCCCAATTCAAGCGTATCAAGCAATGCCTCTCGCAGGGCATCATCATCTTCTACAATTAATACCGGTAAAGCCATGTCCTTCCTTTTTAAATCCTAAGTGCCCTGCCACCATTGCTCGCCAACCATGACAATACTTTGTGCGCCATATCTTTCAAACTGACAATTTCATTCACTCCGCCCACCGCAATGGCTTCTTTTGGCATACCAAAGACCACGCAACTGGCTTCATCTTGCGCAAAGTTATGCGCGCCCGCTTCCCGCATTTCTAGCATGCCAACCGCACCGTCTTTGCCCATGCCGGTCAAAATAACGCCGATTGAATTACGGCCGGCCACATTGGCGGCCGATCTAAATAAAACATCTACCGAAGGTCGATGTCGATTAACCGGCGGCGCTTGAGACAGCTCACAGACATAATTTGCACCGGATATGCCCAGCAAAAGATGCGAGTGCCCTGGCGCAATATAGGCATGCCCCGGCAAAATACGTTCGCCATGCTCCGCTTCTTTTACCGTAATTCGGCACAGCGTGTCTAAACGATTGGCAAAAGATTTGGTAAACATCTCAGGCATATGCTGTGCAATCAAGATTCCCGGCGCATCAGGAGGCATCGGCACGAGGAACTCTTTTAATGCTTCTGTTCCACCGGTTGAAGCGCCAACAATAATTAATTTTTCTGACTTCATCAGCGGTCTTACCGTTTTGGATAAGACCGCATCTGCAGTGTAATTCACCGCCATATGCGGCTGTGATAATGCACTTACTTTCGCCTTTGCCGCCATGCGAATTTTCTCTCTAATTTCTTCTGCGTAATCTTGAATGCCTTGCGCAATATTTAATTTTGGCTTGGCGATAATATCCACAGCACCTAATTCAAGCGCCCTTAATGCCACTTCTGAGCCCTTCTCAGTCAAAGAAGAAATCATCAGTACCGGCGTTGGTTTTAAGCGCATTAAACGAGCCAAAAAATCTAAACCATCCATTTTCGGCATTTCTACGTCCAGTGTAATAACATCTGGATTGAGTTCCCTAATTTTTTCTCGTGCAATCAGTGGATCAGGAGCCGCTGCAACACATTCCATATCTGGAGCAGTATCAATCACTTCTTTCAGTAGACTGCGCATCAATGCAGAATCATCAACGACAATTACTTTGATTTTTTGCCCCATTACGGCCTCCCTAGCGCATTGAGTTCAGTACTCGTACAAGTTTTATGTCATGCGCTCAAGTAACAAGCAAGCGCATAAAGTACTTGGATGCGAGATAACGATGCAAGAAAAATAATTCTTTAAGGCTTAAGTAAACAACTCAATATCACCACCATCATCAATATGTGTCAAACGAGCGCCATAGCTTTTTTCTCGCTCTACAATCGTATTGTTATGAACTTCTTTTAATTTCCGAATTAAAACGCGGCCTGTTTGAGCAAAAAAATAAACTTTGCGTGGATATATATCCAACAAATCCTCAGCCACAATTGGAATTCGCTCTAAAGATAAAAAACTTTTTACAAACTCCGAGTTTTTTAGCCCCACATTAGAAACAGTAAAGCCACGTAACACATTACCACCACCAAATACCTTGGCCTCTAGCCGCGTTTTTTTGGCACCTTGCTTAAGCAATTGATTAATTAAAATCTCCATGGCATATGTGCCATAGCGAGTGGACAAACCATT contains:
- the fliF gene encoding flagellar basal-body MS-ring/collar protein FliF — its product is MAEAGVATDNTIVRAGNFGGLRQRFSEMPAGRKMLAMVMVAIIVAGVVGSLLWSREPAYRILFTNLPDKDGGAVVQSLQQLNIPYKLDAGMISVPAERIYDVRLKLAAQGLPKAANTGFELIDNQKFGVSQFTEQVNYQRAIEGELVRSIESISSVEKARVHLATPKQTVFLRDQQKPSASIVLTLHPGRVLDGGQVAGIIHLVSSSIPGMPVTNVTVVDQDGNLLSRSADLNKGTLDQRQLQYVNTVERGFVERLETILAPIVGKGNVRAEVTAQLDFSEIEQTSETYRPNSPPNAAAIRSLQSLEQAGKSSEEMAMGVPGALSNQPPGAALAPITAPIASGASAILPATQSNSRKEATTNYEVDKTIQHVKQSVGSIKRLSAAVVLNYKAGKDKDGKLSYVPFTPQEMLQINNLVREAIGYNKERGDSVNVVNAAFAESIPLEEKPLQDRALSYVQSNGPDVLKALVILVAVIYLLFFIVRPLMKDITRSREEARITELDLGDMPVGEHFSPDSKGQGSESEDEQQKMSAFADLLQQAKELAKNDPRMVATILREWMAVNTDKSDPNKMN
- the fliE gene encoding flagellar hook-basal body complex protein FliE, which translates into the protein MSVQGIDQVLGELRSMSALASGQPVAKAAEAGAPDFAELLKQSIDQVNQVSQGAQAQQAAFQSGDSDANLQDVMVSLQKASLSFQTMVQVRNKLVTAYQEVMNMQV
- a CDS encoding sigma-54-dependent transcriptional regulator — translated: MALPVLIVEDDDALREALLDTLELGGYPALAAEDGLAALELLKIHRVGMVISDVQMQPMDGDTLLKEIKAQYPWLPVMLMTAYGVIDRAVSALHAGACHYLPKPFEPDLLLAQVEKYRLPDMEGDDVLADAPAMRQLMAIARRAAMADASIMLTGESGVGKEVMARYIHRHSPRANKPFVAINCAAIPEQLLESTLFGHEKGAFTGAASHHIGKFEQAQGGTLLLDEVTEMPLALQAKLLRVLQERELERVGGVKSISLNIRILATSNRDLSLEVKAGRFREDLFYRLNVFPLRIPALRERLEDLIPLARSMLSTYSVAYQRRLPNLTPAAEQALKAHRWLGNIRELDNVIQRALILAPGDEIAVEHLYLPSDAANTAASLSDCQTAEINTAEINTAEINTASGNIKDMEKNLILEALKSTQGVRKAAAEKLGMSERTLRYKLAQYREQDGNLPI
- a CDS encoding protein-glutamate methylesterase/protein-glutamine glutaminase, with protein sequence MGQKIKVIVVDDSALMRSLLKEVIDTAPDMECVAAAPDPLIAREKIRELNPDVITLDVEMPKMDGLDFLARLMRLKPTPVLMISSLTEKGSEVALRALELGAVDIIAKPKLNIAQGIQDYAEEIREKIRMAAKAKVSALSQPHMAVNYTADAVLSKTVRPLMKSEKLIIVGASTGGTEALKEFLVPMPPDAPGILIAQHMPEMFTKSFANRLDTLCRITVKEAEHGERILPGHAYIAPGHSHLLLGISGANYVCELSQAPPVNRHRPSVDVLFRSAANVAGRNSIGVILTGMGKDGAVGMLEMREAGAHNFAQDEASCVVFGMPKEAIAVGGVNEIVSLKDMAHKVLSWLASNGGRALRI
- the cheD gene encoding chemoreceptor glutamine deamidase CheD — protein: MSTHLYEEVLAPTLYFDKNFDIEAAKILPGEYYVTGRDMLLVTVLGSCVAACIRDPVTGIGGMNHFMLPESAESMATVNGLSTRYGTYAMEILINQLLKQGAKKTRLEAKVFGGGNVLRGFTVSNVGLKNSEFVKSFLSLERIPIVAEDLLDIYPRKVYFFAQTGRVLIRKLKEVHNNTIVEREKSYGARLTHIDDGGDIELFT